One genomic region from Rhodospirillaceae bacterium encodes:
- a CDS encoding phosphoribosylaminoimidazolesuccinocarboxamide synthase encodes MNRRRRIYEGKAKVLYEGPEPGTLVQHFKDDATAFNNQKHAVITGKGVLNNRISEYLMVKLAEIGVPTHFMRRLNMREQLIREVEIIPIEVVVRNVVAGSLAKRLGLEEGTPLPRSIVEYYYKSDKLGDPLVSEEHITAFGWASTQDLDDIMSMALRINDFLNGLFLGVGIRLVDFKLEFGKLYEGEQMYIVLADEISPDSCRLWDIHTNEKLDKDLFRHDLGNLNEAYQEVARRLGILPEGGSKDLKGLNAIQ; translated from the coding sequence ATGAACCGCCGCAGACGTATCTATGAAGGCAAGGCCAAAGTTCTTTACGAAGGACCGGAACCGGGGACTCTCGTCCAGCATTTCAAGGATGACGCGACCGCCTTCAACAATCAGAAACATGCAGTCATCACCGGCAAGGGGGTGCTGAACAACCGCATTTCCGAATATCTGATGGTCAAGCTGGCGGAAATCGGCGTGCCCACGCATTTTATGCGCCGGTTAAACATGCGCGAGCAACTTATCCGCGAAGTTGAAATCATTCCCATCGAAGTCGTCGTTCGCAACGTCGTAGCAGGATCGCTTGCCAAGCGTCTGGGGCTTGAAGAGGGAACGCCGCTGCCGCGTTCCATCGTTGAGTATTATTACAAATCCGATAAGCTCGGCGATCCGCTCGTCTCCGAAGAACACATCACCGCCTTCGGCTGGGCATCGACCCAGGACCTTGACGACATCATGTCCATGGCGCTTCGCATCAACGACTTTCTAAATGGTCTTTTCCTGGGCGTCGGAATTCGCCTTGTCGATTTCAAACTCGAATTCGGAAAGCTTTATGAGGGCGAACAGATGTACATCGTTCTGGCCGATGAAATCAGCCCTGACAGTTGCCGTCTGTGGGATATTCATACGAACGAAAAATTGGACAAGGACCTCTTCCGACACGATCTCGGAAACCTGAATGAGGCCTATCAAGAAGTGGCACGGCGGCTCGGCATTCTTCCAGAGGGCGGATCAAAGGACCTAAAAGGTCTGAATGCCATACAGTGA
- a CDS encoding phosphoribosylformylglycinamidine synthase I: MVKTAVIVYPGSNCDRDVRVAIANATGTEPLAVWHQNSEFPDVDLIVLPGGFSYGDYLRAGAMAAHSPIMREIKRRAKKGVPILGICNGFQILTESGLLPGALLQNSGIKFLCRDVHLRVETSDSPFTKAYRQGAVLRIPVAHHEGKYHADPKTLDALESENRIAFRYCDAEGVLSERANPNGSARNIAGVFDKERKILGMMPHPERQTEQLLGGEDGKAMFDGLVAALA; the protein is encoded by the coding sequence ATCGTGAAGACTGCTGTTATCGTCTATCCTGGATCGAACTGTGATCGGGACGTTCGCGTCGCCATCGCAAACGCGACAGGAACCGAGCCACTTGCCGTCTGGCATCAAAATAGCGAATTTCCAGATGTCGATCTGATCGTCCTGCCCGGTGGGTTTTCCTATGGCGACTACCTGCGCGCTGGTGCAATGGCCGCACATTCGCCCATCATGCGCGAGATTAAGCGGCGCGCTAAAAAAGGTGTGCCGATCCTTGGCATCTGCAACGGCTTTCAGATTTTGACGGAATCCGGCCTCCTTCCAGGCGCGCTTCTGCAAAATTCCGGCATCAAATTCCTTTGCCGCGACGTCCACCTTCGGGTCGAGACATCCGACAGCCCCTTCACGAAGGCCTATCGCCAGGGGGCCGTCCTGCGCATTCCGGTCGCCCATCACGAGGGGAAATATCACGCCGATCCTAAGACCCTTGATGCGCTGGAGAGCGAGAACCGGATCGCCTTTCGTTATTGCGACGCCGAAGGGGTCCTCAGCGAGAGGGCAAACCCAAACGGCTCCGCCCGCAACATTGCCGGTGTGTTCGACAAAGAACGCAAGATTCTTGGAATGATGCCGCACCCTGAACGACAGACCGAGCAGCTTCTTGGCGGCGAAGACGGAAAAGCCATGTTCGATGGGTTGGTAGCCGCCCTCGCATGA
- a CDS encoding phosphoribosylformylglycinamidine synthase — MKAGVHVTLKPGVLDPQGKAIANALESLGFSGVNAIRQGKYIEIDLDETDPGRALKKVEEMCTKLLANLVIENYEIELLE, encoded by the coding sequence ATGAAAGCTGGCGTCCACGTCACGCTGAAGCCAGGCGTCCTCGACCCACAAGGCAAAGCCATCGCGAATGCGTTGGAATCATTGGGCTTTAGCGGGGTAAACGCCATCCGGCAGGGGAAGTATATCGAGATTGATCTCGACGAAACCGACCCCGGACGCGCCTTGAAAAAGGTCGAGGAAATGTGCACAAAACTGCTGGCAAACCTCGTGATCGAAAATTACGAGATTGAACTTTTAGAGTAG